From the genome of Spirosomataceae bacterium TFI 002, one region includes:
- a CDS encoding L-glyceraldehyde 3-phosphate reductase: MYKAAENRYEKMTYRRSGKSGLKLPEVSLGLWHNFGGVDVFENYRAILQKAFDHGVTHFDLANNYGPPYGSAEENFGICYKKDFQPYRDELIISSKAGYDMWPGPYGEWGSRKYLIASCDQSLKRMGLDYVDIFYSHRFDPETPLEETMGALDHIVRSGRALYVGISSYTAEQTLEAAKILKDLGTPCLIHQPRYSMMDRWVEDGLMDVLGDKGIGAIAFSPLEQGLLTNKYLKGIPEGSRASKNHFLSKDAITDEVLTQIKALNTIAEARGQSLAQMAIAWLLKDERVTSVLIGARNVAQLENSLGALENKQFTKEELSQIEKILANK; encoded by the coding sequence ATGTACAAAGCAGCAGAGAATAGATATGAAAAAATGACCTATCGCCGAAGCGGTAAAAGTGGTCTTAAATTACCAGAAGTATCCCTCGGCTTGTGGCATAATTTCGGTGGAGTAGATGTGTTTGAAAACTATAGAGCAATTCTTCAGAAAGCATTTGATCATGGTGTAACACATTTTGACTTAGCCAATAATTACGGACCACCTTATGGTTCAGCAGAAGAGAACTTTGGCATTTGCTATAAAAAAGACTTTCAACCATATAGAGACGAACTCATTATCTCGTCAAAAGCTGGCTACGATATGTGGCCAGGTCCCTATGGAGAATGGGGTTCTCGCAAATACCTCATTGCTAGCTGCGATCAAAGCTTGAAACGAATGGGACTTGATTATGTGGACATTTTCTATTCACATCGTTTTGACCCAGAAACACCTTTAGAAGAAACTATGGGAGCACTTGATCACATTGTGCGATCAGGAAGAGCATTGTATGTTGGTATCTCTAGCTATACGGCCGAGCAAACATTAGAAGCTGCCAAAATCTTGAAAGACCTAGGTACACCTTGTCTTATTCACCAACCGAGATATTCTATGATGGATCGCTGGGTAGAAGACGGGCTTATGGATGTACTAGGAGATAAAGGAATTGGTGCCATTGCTTTTTCGCCTTTAGAGCAAGGACTACTTACCAATAAATATCTCAAAGGAATCCCTGAAGGATCTAGAGCTTCCAAAAATCATTTTCTATCCAAAGATGCTATCACTGATGAAGTTTTGACTCAAATAAAAGCTCTAAACACCATAGCCGAAGCAAGAGGTCAATCTCTAGCACAAATGGCGATTGCATGGTTGCTTAAAGATGAAAGGGTGACATCTGTATTGATAGGTGCCAGAAATGTAGCTCAGCTAGAAAACTCACTGGGAGCATTGGAAAACAAGCAATTCACAAAAGAAGAACTAAGCCAAATAGAAAAAATATTGGCAAATAAATAA
- a CDS encoding cAMP-binding domain of CRP or a regulatory subunit of cAMP-dependent protein kinases yields the protein MKELLANFRIHVDITPEEANRFIELAPPTTVKKNAYIVRQKEQASPLILVNNGCLMTYYQDPNKNKQVMQFSQMGWWTGDFLSIAENTLSKYSIRAMENSSYCSLDNATYERVCAEIPILETYFRRLFQNAIASHQERIIRNISFSAEERYETFIKSYPKIEQMVAQKYIASYLGMSPEFLSKIKARRYANKR from the coding sequence ATGAAGGAACTACTGGCAAATTTCAGGATACATGTTGACATTACTCCTGAAGAAGCAAATCGATTTATTGAATTAGCACCTCCCACTACGGTTAAGAAAAATGCTTATATCGTAAGGCAAAAGGAGCAGGCAAGCCCGTTAATCTTGGTTAACAATGGGTGCTTGATGACCTATTATCAAGATCCAAACAAAAACAAGCAGGTGATGCAGTTTAGCCAAATGGGATGGTGGACTGGAGACTTTCTTAGCATAGCAGAGAATACACTCAGCAAGTACTCTATTAGAGCAATGGAAAACTCCTCTTATTGCAGTTTGGATAATGCAACTTACGAGCGAGTTTGTGCTGAAATACCCATTTTAGAGACCTATTTTAGGAGGTTGTTTCAAAACGCAATCGCAAGTCATCAAGAACGAATTATTCGCAATATTTCTTTCTCTGCAGAAGAACGATACGAAACTTTCATTAAAAGTTACCCCAAAATTGAACAAATGGTAGCTCAAAAGTATATTGCTTCTTATCTTGGCATGAGTCCCGAGTTTTTGAGTAAAATCAAAGCTCGACGATATGCAAACAAAAGATAA
- a CDS encoding Predicted oxidoreductase, whose protein sequence is MNFRKLGKTHFQISEVGLGTWQVGGKWGSEFSHDRAQQILNTAVENGVNFIDTADVYGDGESEKAVGKFVKTCKERIYVATKCGRQLKPHTDQAYTPQALRGFVEASLKNMHLETLDLVQLHCPPTETYQRPEIFGEFELLKKEGKVQNLGVSVQTIAEAISSFQYDNVTTVQLIFNIFRQKPAEEFFQKAKESNIGLIIRVPLASGMLSGKFDENSVFAKEDHRNFNRNGEAFDKGETFSGVNYKVALEAVKQIKEIFEPTTNLAHVALAWILSFEDVSTVIPGASSPQQVISNCAVDKFPVLSVSEIEQINKVYQSLIKEEVHHLW, encoded by the coding sequence ATGAATTTTAGAAAATTAGGCAAGACCCACTTCCAAATCTCAGAAGTGGGACTTGGCACATGGCAAGTTGGCGGAAAATGGGGAAGTGAATTTAGCCATGATAGAGCTCAACAAATCTTAAATACGGCAGTAGAAAACGGAGTCAACTTTATTGATACCGCAGATGTTTATGGTGATGGAGAAAGCGAAAAAGCCGTAGGTAAATTTGTCAAGACTTGTAAAGAACGTATATATGTTGCAACCAAATGTGGTAGACAACTAAAACCTCATACCGATCAAGCATATACACCACAAGCACTTAGAGGATTTGTAGAGGCCAGCTTGAAGAACATGCACCTAGAAACCCTAGATTTGGTTCAGCTTCATTGCCCACCTACAGAAACTTACCAAAGACCTGAGATTTTTGGTGAATTTGAACTACTCAAAAAAGAAGGTAAGGTCCAAAACCTTGGCGTAAGTGTACAAACAATAGCCGAAGCTATTTCAAGTTTTCAGTACGATAATGTTACTACGGTTCAGCTTATCTTCAATATTTTTAGACAAAAACCAGCAGAAGAGTTTTTCCAAAAAGCGAAAGAAAGCAACATTGGCCTCATTATAAGAGTACCCCTAGCAAGTGGTATGCTATCTGGCAAGTTTGACGAAAATTCAGTTTTTGCAAAAGAAGATCATCGTAATTTCAATAGAAACGGGGAGGCTTTTGACAAAGGAGAAACTTTTTCTGGTGTTAATTACAAAGTAGCTCTGGAAGCGGTAAAGCAAATCAAAGAAATATTTGAGCCTACTACCAATCTTGCACATGTTGCCTTAGCTTGGATTTTGTCTTTTGAAGATGTTTCCACAGTGATCCCTGGAGCCTCTTCTCCACAACAAGTAATTTCCAATTGTGCAGTAGATAAATTTCCAGTACTTTCGGTATCTGAAATAGAGCAAATCAATAAAGTATATCAATCGTTAATAAAAGAAGAGGTGCATCACCTTTGGTAA
- a CDS encoding Stress responsive A/B Barrel Domain, whose translation MRKLSILVVLTLISFACSEVNEEVTEIKETAPMISETPFIHHVYFYLKNPESAEDKAKMREGLEFLATVPTIQKHFIGVPADTDREVIDNTYAYSWLCFFENAADQASYQTDPIHLKFIEDYGSIWETVKVYDSVME comes from the coding sequence ATGAGAAAATTAAGTATTTTAGTAGTTTTAACCCTTATCTCATTTGCCTGTTCAGAGGTAAACGAAGAAGTAACAGAAATAAAAGAAACAGCACCCATGATTAGCGAAACTCCATTTATCCATCACGTTTATTTTTACCTCAAAAATCCAGAAAGTGCTGAAGACAAAGCCAAAATGAGAGAAGGCTTAGAGTTTCTTGCAACCGTACCAACGATTCAAAAACACTTTATTGGGGTTCCTGCAGACACCGATCGTGAAGTTATAGATAACACTTATGCATATAGCTGGTTATGTTTTTTCGAAAACGCCGCTGACCAAGCATCTTACCAAACGGACCCAATCCACCTGAAATTCATAGAAGATTACGGTAGTATATGGGAGACTGTGAAGGTATATGATTCTGTGATGGAATAA